A genomic stretch from Thermoanaerobaculum aquaticum includes:
- a CDS encoding PaaI family thioesterase — translation MMRSLPYQPWCPVCGDPNTNPKALGLRFALDEATGTVFGSVRFQAGQLGYAGRVHGGVVAMVLDEAMAWACAFRARSFCTTGELKLKLKAAVPPDQALTVKAWVEEARGPYLRARGELVSAENALLVTASGTFAAMPREESLNLRRFLRFQPQDLDVLTGLPFGEQSPDACQ, via the coding sequence ATGATGCGTTCTCTCCCCTACCAGCCCTGGTGTCCCGTGTGCGGGGATCCCAACACCAATCCGAAAGCCTTGGGCTTGCGCTTTGCCCTTGACGAGGCCACCGGCACTGTTTTTGGTTCCGTGCGCTTTCAGGCCGGGCAGCTGGGCTACGCCGGGCGGGTGCACGGCGGCGTCGTGGCTATGGTGCTGGATGAGGCCATGGCCTGGGCCTGCGCCTTTCGCGCCAGAAGCTTCTGCACCACCGGCGAGCTGAAGCTCAAACTCAAGGCCGCTGTCCCACCGGATCAGGCCCTGACCGTAAAGGCCTGGGTGGAAGAAGCCCGGGGTCCCTACCTGCGCGCCAGAGGCGAGCTCGTTTCTGCAGAAAACGCCCTTTTGGTCACCGCTTCCGGTACCTTTGCAGCCATGCCCCGGGAGGAATCCTTGAACCTCCGGCGTTTCCTCCGCTTTCAGCCGCAGGATCTGGACGTGCTCACCGGCTTACCGTTCGGCGAGCAGAGCCCGGACGCTTGTCAGTAA
- the amaB gene encoding L-piperidine-6-carboxylate dehydrogenase → MNEARQILESLGISEVNPGAYAAGWLSGKGGELVSVNPTTGEPIARVQQADAATYEQVSRVAQEAFLKLRMMPAPKRGEIIRALGDELRAHKEQLGRLVSLEMGKILSEGLGEVQEMIDMCDFAVGLSRQLYGLTMASERPRHRMFEQWHPLGPVGIITAFNFPVAVWSWNAAIAVVCGDPVIWKPSSKVPLCAIAVQHICNRVAQRFGVEGIFNLVIGTGREVGQKLVDDPHVPLISFTGSTAQGRKIATSVAGRFGRTILELGGNNAVIVLEDADLDLALRAILFAAVGTTGQRCTTLRRLIVQKGVYDRLLERLIKAYKSLRIGNPLEPSTHVGPLVDEAAVADMMAALEKIKEEGGEIVYGGHRLSGPGYFVEPTIVKAHKGMQIACEETFAPILYVYQVDTLEEAIELNNSVRQGLSSAIFTNNLRAAEKFLSPEGSDCGIANVNIGTSGAEIGGAFGGEKETGGGREAGSDAWKAYMRRQTCTINYSTELPLAQGVRFDVE, encoded by the coding sequence ATGAACGAGGCACGGCAAATCCTGGAATCCCTTGGTATTTCTGAGGTCAACCCCGGAGCGTACGCCGCCGGATGGCTCTCCGGTAAAGGCGGGGAGCTGGTTTCGGTGAACCCCACCACCGGAGAACCTATAGCCCGGGTGCAACAGGCGGACGCCGCCACCTACGAGCAGGTTTCCCGCGTGGCTCAAGAGGCCTTTTTGAAGCTGCGCATGATGCCGGCCCCCAAGCGGGGCGAGATCATCAGGGCCCTGGGCGACGAGCTGCGGGCGCACAAGGAGCAGCTGGGGCGCCTCGTGTCGCTGGAGATGGGCAAGATCCTCAGCGAAGGGCTCGGGGAAGTGCAGGAGATGATTGACATGTGCGACTTTGCCGTGGGCCTTTCACGCCAGCTTTACGGCCTCACCATGGCTTCCGAGCGGCCCCGCCATCGCATGTTTGAGCAGTGGCACCCCCTGGGTCCGGTGGGGATCATCACCGCCTTTAACTTCCCGGTGGCGGTTTGGTCCTGGAACGCCGCCATTGCCGTGGTGTGCGGCGATCCCGTGATTTGGAAGCCCTCCTCCAAGGTGCCCCTTTGCGCCATTGCCGTGCAGCACATCTGCAACCGGGTGGCCCAGCGGTTCGGTGTGGAGGGCATCTTCAACCTGGTCATCGGCACCGGTCGGGAGGTGGGCCAGAAGCTGGTGGATGACCCCCACGTGCCCTTGATTTCCTTCACCGGTTCCACCGCCCAGGGGCGAAAGATCGCCACTTCGGTGGCGGGGCGCTTCGGGCGCACCATCCTGGAGCTGGGCGGCAACAACGCGGTCATCGTGCTGGAGGATGCCGATTTGGACCTGGCCCTGCGGGCCATTCTCTTTGCTGCCGTGGGCACCACCGGCCAGCGCTGCACCACCCTGCGCCGGCTCATCGTGCAAAAGGGCGTCTACGACCGCTTGCTGGAGCGCCTTATCAAGGCCTACAAGAGCTTGCGCATCGGTAACCCCCTGGAGCCCTCCACCCACGTGGGCCCGCTGGTGGACGAAGCGGCGGTGGCGGACATGATGGCAGCGTTGGAGAAGATCAAGGAAGAGGGCGGCGAGATTGTGTACGGTGGCCACCGGCTTTCCGGTCCGGGTTACTTCGTGGAGCCCACCATCGTAAAGGCCCACAAGGGGATGCAAATTGCCTGCGAGGAAACCTTTGCCCCCATCCTCTACGTGTACCAGGTGGACACGCTGGAGGAAGCCATCGAGCTCAACAACTCGGTGCGGCAGGGGCTTTCTTCGGCGATCTTCACCAACAACCTGCGGGCTGCCGAGAAGTTCCTCTCCCCCGAAGGCTCCGATTGCGGGATCGCTAACGTGAACATCGGCACCTCCGGTGCGGAAATCGGCGGCGCCTTTGGTGGGGAAAAGGAAACTGGCGGGGGACGGGAGGCAGGTTCTGACGCCTGGAAGGCCTACATGCGCCGGCAAACCTGCACCATCAACTACTCCACCGAGCTGCCCCTGGCTCAGGGGGTGCGCTTCGACGTGGAGTAG